The following is a genomic window from Doryrhamphus excisus isolate RoL2022-K1 chromosome 3, RoL_Dexc_1.0, whole genome shotgun sequence.
GCAATAGCACATGCCTTCCCTGGCGTTGCCTAGCAACCTCTGGGCTCCTGACATGCAGCACTGGCCCTCCACCCCACGTCTCCCTGTTTATTGCATaaaacacatagacacacacacaacgcaATGTACCGATAAACAGTCTTTGTGTAGCAATAACATCAAGTGTCACATTTTCACACTGTCTGTCTGGCTGGTGTGGTCCACTTGCAGACCTCCCGTTTATGGAACAAGCTCGCCATCTGGCCGCACGACGAGTGGAAGTTGGCTGTGCGAGGCATAATGACAAAACTTTACAATCATCATCCTCATTGAGGGGGAGTgagctgttagcatgtagctAATAGCTCAGCTCAACATTGACATTGTTTGAAAGTTTAAGAACACTGATTGATACAtatggttattattttttttattattttgtaactaaatatttacattattcttaTTCCACCTCTTTTTTTGACACTCGCTTACATTTTTCAATCGATTGAAACCATTACGACATGGATACATTCAGCTCATAGAGGACATGGTTTTCTATTGacatattccaaaaattccacattttctgtAAAACAGATTTGCCTTAAAGAGGACTGagtatgctttttccacttttctgtagttagaatgttgtatccttgtgttaaactatgccaaagtttcagataaggagGTTTGCACATCTGGAAGTATATCGCAACCGACAAATTTAATACATTGCCTTGCATTCCTCATGAGGCTACACTCTTCTGTACTATGTGTATGCTAGTGACCATGCCTCAACCCACCATGGCAAAGAcactcactccgttcatgccattgttctatggtaCAAACACGTcatgtgctgaaaccaatgcacagagtgaatccTCTTCCTGGCTCGTTGGCGAACATGGCAATAATATTTTACATCTATCAATATCatcaatttaatatttttttgtgtgactaattaattttataatcgTCCCAGGCCTATTGTCCATGATACAGTTTTTTCCTCAACGTGAAAGCTTGTCATGTTTCTAAAAACTCACaacatcttgtgacacccctatgaATTAATAAGTCACtgttcatggttgaatacagcctattattactaagcaaaatgtatttttgaggggctaaattaagcattttcaagcataaatatggctaaaagacaaatataagtcattcagaagatgcattcaaagatgttgggATGGTACAGCATGTAATATTATACACAGACCATGACGTGTTGACTTTGGCTTTTATTAGCCCCTTATTAGTAACTACCAACAGGCAAAATACAGTCAACTATTGATCTCTGATGTCTATTCCtgaaatgtcttatttatttcttaaatggcctattttctcttatgtctatttgggtaatataagtgttATGACtgagtgattataggggtgttatttcatgtttagagggctctatgTTAAAGCCATATGCTCGAGCTACAAAATAATATTCGATTTATAACTCCTagtacaaaatgacaaaattctaTTTGACTCCTCCTTTATGGAAATTCCCACGGctgggtctgaaaccaattagcGATGAACTAAggattattgtattgtattatcatGACTTATTCAGGACAAAAGAGAACATTATGGTAGTTTGATGTCTTGATTAATTTGTCAGTGGACACATAAAATGTGTTACAATATGGGCTGCAGGTGGCGCTGCAGACACACTGACTTCCTGATAAAGCTTTCAAATGATCCTCTTTGAAAATGAGACCTCTATCTAGGAAGATGTGGGACGTGCAGAACATCAGtgtgtttatttaatgttatcCAGTCATAAGGATGCGGCATTCTAATATGAATACTACAAACATGTTTAAAACAATGACAGACACGTGAACATGTGGTGCCTCCACTTGTCACGTTCATACACCGCAGCGCCTAAAAGTGAAGGAAACATTGATTATTCATGCAGTGGGCGGACCACCCCCACTCGTGTTGACATGTAAGTCCACTCACACTTCAGGGGACAGCGTCACATTGAGCCAGCGCGTTCTTGTGACTGTCCATTCACTCCAAACATCAACGTTGGGAATGTACTCCATGTCCGCACGGCAAGTCTTCACCTCCAAGGCCGTAAACGGAGACGATGGGAAGCCGAGTCACGTCGACGTCGGTCCACGCAGGCATCACGCCATCCAACATGGCCGGCCACAGGTCCATGCATCGCTTGCCACGTTCACCGCCTGCACAGTGCCGGCTTCCTGCCGTGCTCGCAGCCGCTTCCTCAACCTGCGCGACAGTGTCAAGAAAAGTCCCACCAAGAGCACAGCCAAGGTGGAGACTCGTTCCGAGATTCCATGGGTGCCCTTCGCCTATGGCAAGGTAGACTGAGAGGTTAGAGATACAAACCTCATCGCTTTGTCATTAAGTTGCCGGCCTGGACCATTCCAAATGTTCCTAGTTGGATGTCTTCTGGAACTTGGTTGCTTGTGATTGAATCATGATTGACTCAGAACAGGAAGTGCATGGAAATAAAAGAGTTTGTGGTAGAATATTCTTGACTCACTGGACATATACTTCTTCGTGGCATTTATGGCTCCAAAGATAGTTTGAAGTGGAGTACATGCTCCCAGGGATCAGTGGTGTTGAAGGAAACATTTGTGAATATTTGTTGTTTGATGATGGTTTGTGGTTTGCGGCGTCGAGCGTGGCCCAGTGGATCAATGTGGTCGATGCACACTAATTTTAGCCACGCTGGGTTTTCCATGAGGCCTCTCTTGAGCAGAGCAGAGTAGCCGTTCCTGCTGGCAGCTTGGTGAGGTCCTGCTCTTGCATAATAGAGGTCACCGTGATGAAGGCTGGTCATCCTCATCCTGCTTTCACAAGACTAATAGATAACTGCTACTTACTGTATTTAAAGGGGATCCTCCACGTTGTGGAAGTGACTTGCATGTCAACATTTTGTAGGGTACGAGAACTTCACAAAATCTCTTGTAAGTTGACCTTTTGAAACTTTAAGACCTTGCTGAGTGTCCGGCGGCAATCAGTAACTGCTGTTCTGTACCATTTGTTGATTTGTCTTGAAAATTGCAGGCAGGAAGTGCTCTTGGATGTAAGAATTGTGTATAATGGgaagctgttgttgttgttttctgggAGCGAACGATCTACTATAAACGTTCAATGCTCCTCTGCTCTTGACAAcaaagaatgaatgaacacatccCAGTCCAATGCCGGATTGTCCAATATTCATTTCTTCTTTACTGTCCAATGCTGAGAGTGTGAACAAGTTACACCTTTTATTCTTCATGTCGTCACGTAAGTCAGGACTGGAACTGTGATGGCGGAGCATTCAAGACAGTACAACCTTCGGACATGATGTTTTTATTGTCCATCTGAGACATGTCCTCTGATGCCATCGTGTCTCCTCTCTTCAGGCCAATCCGCCCCCTGTGATGGTGAACGCAGACAGTCTGGACACTCCCCCTTATGTGAGTGTGGTACCTAAACACAACACGCCCTTCACAGTAGTACACCTATATACCCATTGTAGATATACTTACTGGAAGTACACCTACATCTAGTACACTCGGTCAATATACTGCAAGTATACTTAAATGTAGTACATTTATAGGAAATAATACACtcctaagataagataagatatgcctttattcgtccctcagcagcaagagtacagagtcagttaagcagtacaaaatacacaatatagaaaaataaacaatataaacaacccaagtattaacaaaatccacagttatatacaatacagtatgtatatatatgaaacTAGTCATAAATATACTTACATGAAGTACAGTTATAATGAATATACTCACAGGAAGTATGCCTACATGTACATAGGAAGTACACCCATAGTGGCAGCCATccatatgtgtttgtgtgtttatgtgtgcacatgtgtgcaGGTGAATGGAACCGAGGCAGACTATGAGTATGAGGAGATCACATTGGAGAGGGTAAGTGGGCCGCAGTTCAGAACAACACCTCTTACAGTAGATATTGTAATGTTCTATTGGACCATATTGTGACTGAAGATAaacgtatatactgtatgtaatgaTTTGCATCGCCTCTGCTGTCATCAGGGGAATTCGGGTCTAGGCTTCAGCATCGCGGGTGGCATAGACAACCCCCACATCGGTGAAGACCCCAGCATCTTTATCACCAAAGTCATCCCGGGGGGCGCTGCTGCGCAAGATGGACGGCTCAGGTGAGAGGAAGACATGGTGTGTGTTactcccaacccccccccccgtggcaGCTTGCTGCTTTCATTGGCTTATTCATAATTGAACAGCTTGGTGTCGCCTGACGTAGGTGCTGCTGCTGATAATCATGCTCTCAGGTGTCTTGGTTAgtggagaagaaaatatatttttgtacacaaGCACTAGCACATTAGTCTGTGTCCATAtggggtatggggggggggggggggggggggttgagtgtGAACATCACTAAGTGCTTCTGGTTCTTCAGGGTCAACGATGTCATCTTGCGTGTCAATGAGGTTGATGTTCGCGATGTAACGCACAGTCGGGCCGTGGAGGCGCTAAAGGAGGCGGGTTCTCTAGTTCGACTGTATGTACGCCGGAGGAAACCAGTCTCTGAGAAAGTGATGGAGATCAAACTGGTGAAAGGACCCAAAGGTGAAAAACTGCACTCACCCAAAAATCCCACAGTGTGGCGGTCTGTGTGATGGAGATCTATCTGCTTGTCCTGCTTATCAGGTCTGGGCTTCAGTATAGCGGGCGGAGTGGGAAACCAGCACATCCCAGGCGACAACAGCATCTACGTGACCAAGATCATTGAGAGTGGAGCCGCCCATAAAGATGGCCGACTGCAGATTGGAGACAAGCTTCTTGCTGTAAGGATTCTTgttcattcatcatcatcaccaaccATGTTCAGTGTTGTGTGCTGTGTCCCATATATATAGTTGTGTTTCAGCTTACAAACTTCCTCTACACCTCTTGGTATTGTAAGTTTTCCTAGGATTTTCTGGGATTAGGCCCTGGGGATCGGGCTTTTGTTGATATGGAATCAATTTGCTGCTTGCTTCCTGGTGTTTTGGGGTTGTTGTCTTgttgaaaacacacattttgggGACACTTGCGTTTCAGCACAAAGCACCATGACTTCTTCAAGTGTTGTGATATATGCAAACTTCTCCATAATCCctcttatcacatactacagtattcattggccctgtaccctagaaaccgcccatgaatgatacgggaaaaggccgaaatgatactgtgtcaaagcccagggcaatgatactgataaaatatagattttaaccatgtccagtatcagcccccgtagctgtccactcagagcgtgctgctctggtatcgtgcctgtgaaacaaccaatcagagaacagcgcacgagcgtgaacacacactataaatattcctagtgcttctccagtcaccaaaaaacccaaacttgattaatggaactttaattgtcagacattgataaaatattattgttgaaatatttttgcaataattgtgtttacactgtttagatataatacatgtaatcaactgaaaattttctggaaaaaaattggtattTTGATTGAATAGTACGTGagaataagctcatgattaaatagtatgtgataataagatcatcacatggtttgtctggtatcaggcccagtatcatgcccccgtgTGCCAGTATCAGATACTGATAACCGATAATTATGCAATAAATAGGCCAGAGAAACATCCCCATATCATCACAGGTGGTTTTCTATGAGTCAACTACACCGACTAATGACCTGTTGGAATAAatcatttggaataaaaacgCTGATTTGACCAGGTTAGTCGCTAACAGTGTGCCTGTCTGCGTACCTGTCTCTGTGCATGCTTGCAGGTGAACAGTAGTTGTCTAGAGGAAGTTAGTCACGAGCACGCCGTCACTGCCTTGAAGAACACTCCTGACGTGGTCTACTTGAAAGTGGCCAAACCCAACAGTGTCTTCATCAATGATACCTTCGGCCCTCCAGACCTCACCAACTGTGAGCTGCTTCCTTCTTTTATTCCCTTCTGTCTTTCTTTGGctttcctcctcctgctccctgCCATCACCACACAGTGACACCATCTTTTTCTGTTGCAGCGTTCTCACAGCATCTGGAGAACCATATCACTCCCCCTAACTTTCTGACTCAGCCCCTCCCTCTGCCGGCCTCATCTGGACGCTACTCGCCGACGCCCAAGAGCATGCTAGGAGATGACGACGTCTCACGGTATGAAATGTAATTACTCTAATATGTCTACTTCAATATGAGcaccaacatttttattttgttgaagttCTGAGTGCACACACTTAGTGCTCCTCCAtgatgtttgttgtgtttgtgtaagcGTCCACTAAGATGGTAGGGTCGggtgtttacattcattcattttctaccgcttatcctcacgagggtcgcgggggtgctggagcctggacgcggggtgcaccctggactggtggccagccaatcacagggcacatatagacaaacaaccattcacactcacattcatacctatggacaatttggagtcataaaACGTGTTTTCAAAACTTATTGTGATGGTCAAGCAAGTAGACCAATGGAGGTGTTTGATTTGGTCCTCCAGGGAGCCCAGGAAGGTGGTGCTGCATCGTGGCGCCACAGGTCTAGGCTTCAACATTGTTGGTGGCGAGGACGGCGAGGGCATCTTCATCTCCTTCATCCTGGCTGGCGGACCCGCAGACCTTTGTGGAGAGCTGAGGAAAGGAGACCGCCTGGTTTCCGTACGTCACTCAAGACATGTCCTTTCCCGTGTGGAGCGTGACAAACCCTGACGGCGTCGTGTTTGCATGTGCTCGCTTGCAGGTCAATGGCGTGGACCTCCGCAGCGCCACGCACGAGCAGGCCGCCGCCGCCCTGAAGAATGCTGGCCAGACAGTAGTCATCATGGCCCACTACAGGCCTGAGGGTGAGTGGGGTGagaggtcacatgactgtcaCGGCGGAGCCACGTCGCTGACCCGAAGGTGTGCTTGTCTTCAGAGTACAGTCGCTTTGAGGCCAAGATCCACGACCTGAGGGAGCAGATGATGAACAGCAGCATCAGTTCTGGTTCAGGGTCCCTGCGGACCAGCCAGAAGAGGTCCCTGTACGTCAGGTGAGACCTCAACGCATCAGAACGTGACCTCCTCTGCATCGGCACATTGACACTGACAGCGCGTGCACTCTGACCTCTCTGCAGAGCCCTCTTCGACTACGACAAGACGCGGGACTCGGGTCTTCCCAGTCAAGGTCTGGACTTCAAGTTCGGAGACATTCTTCACGTGGTCAATGCCTCCGACGACGAGTGGTGGCAGGCCCGGCAGATGACGGCTCATGGCGAGGCAGAGGATGTGGGCGTGATCCCCAGCAAGAGAAGGTGGGTTTAGAGGTCAGATGGCCGTCAGGGCCTTGTGGCCgcttttgacctttgacctttgacctgacaGAGTGGAGAAGAAGGAGCGAGCGCGGTTGAAGACAGTCAAGTTCAACCCAAAGTCCCGTGAGCGAGGGGTGAGTGCGCATGTGATGTGACGCTGATGATGTAACCGCATGTCGCTGACCTGTCAGCATCTCGGCTCCGCCTCCCAGCGCCGACATGACGCCAAAAGCTACACTAGCCCCTGACCGACACCTGCATGATCCTACCCTCGACTGTCTGCCCCCCTCTTCATCACTCACCTGGagcatgatgtcatcatgtcaaAAGCCCCCCCCCGAGCCCACTGACGCAAACATTTACAACTGTTGCTATGGCGACTCTCCgcttatgtctgtgtgtgtgtgtgtgtgtgagaaagagagagagtgtgtgttcGCGCTCTTGCCCTACTTCACCTACGTCCCCTTTTctgcacacccccccccccccaactgacTGACGAGTGTTTGACTTTGACGTGACCTTGACGTGCTCTTCCTCCACTTCCCGTAGTCGCTCAGTGACAAGCGTAAAAAGAGCGTCTTTCCCAGGACGTTCCTCTTCTACAAGAGTCGGGAGGCGAGCGAGCAGGAGAGCAGCGATGTGGAGCGTGAGTATGGCGCCACCGGGGGGCGCCGTATTTGGCCGGCTGACGGGTCAGcgacaggaagagagttcagCCGGTGACCTGGTTGTCACGGCAACGGGGCCAGCCCACAAATCTTTTGCAATTGGACAACCTGAaagcccccaccacccccacacTTCCCAAAATGGCCGGTGTGCGTTGCGTCTGCTCTCTCGCTCTGTCGCTGAGACGcagtaacctttttttttcttctttgtgctTCTTCTTCCTTTGTCGCCTTCAGGACCTCACTGACGAGCTCCTCGCCAAAGGACACAGTAAgtcgcccccccccaacccgagCCCCGCCCACCTCTCTCCACCAGGAACTTATTTTATGAGTTAGTCACATGACTTATTATGTCGTGTCTCAAATAGAATACTTGCATCAGTACACGTGAACAGGTATactgtgtacttctgtgtactACTGTGTATTTCATTTGAGACACACGCATAGTTTCTGGTGGACCCCCCCCTCACGAccaccccccacctcctccaggCGTCGTCATCGTGGTGTTGTCCCCATTGCTGTCTCCAGGACGTCCTTCAGGCTCCACCTCCTTCTGCCATATTTTGTCCCCCTCCTCCGCCCCACCACGCCCCTTCCCACTTTGACgtgcaaagcatgatgggagacTTCACAtgtcttcttcttgtctttcaGAACACGTCACCTCAAACGCCAGTGATAGTGAAAGTAGCTACCGTAAGTGTTGGCGCTGCCAACATGGCTTCTGGCATCTATTGGTTGTGCTGACGTGTGCGTATGTGTGCCTGATTGACAGGTGGGCAGGAGGAGTGCGTCTTGTCGTATGAAGCAGTCACTCAACAGGAAGGTAACGCCCCCAAACCCCTTAGCTTGTTTATGTGCCGCCACATTTCTCACCGCGTCTTCATTGTCGTGTAGTCAGCTATGCACGGCCCGTCATCGTCCTGGGGCCCATGAAGGACCGCGTGAACGATGACCTCATTTCAGAGTTTCCTGACAAGTTCGGCTCGTGTGTTCCACGTGAGTCAAAGCAACATTCTGCGCTTATTTGTGCGTCAGCGTCTGAACGGCGCTTGTGTCTTTGGCCATCAGACACGACGCGGCCCAAGCGGGACTACGAGGTGGACGGTCGGGATTATCACTTTGTGGTGTCCCGTGAGCAAATGGAGAAGGACATCCAGGAGCACAAGTTCATCGAGGCGGGGCAGTACAACAACCACCTGTATGGAACCAGCGTCCAGTCTGTCCGAGAGGTGGCCCAGAAGGTAGATGTCTTCTGCTGTAATGTCGCCCTCTCCTGGCCAGACGGTGTGCTAACGCACGGTTTTGCCTTCCAGGGTAAACATTGCATCCTGGATGTGTCTGGCAACGCTATCAAGCGACTCCAGCTTGCTGCTCTTCATCCCATCGCCGTCTTCATCAAGCCCAAGTCGGTGGAGAACATTATGTAAGTGATGTTCACATTCATAGCTGtagtagacacacacacaccgatcaGATGTTTAAGTGTGATCCTTCTGCAGGGAGATGAACAAGCGACTGACAGACGATCAGAGCAGGAAGACGTTTGAGCGTGCAGCCAAGCTGGAGCACGAGTTCACCGAGCACTTCACAGGTAgaggcttttattttttttaacctgtccTAAAATGtcataacgtgtgtgtgtgtgtgtgtgtgtgtagccatTGTCCAGGGCGACACGCTGGAGGAGATCTATGAGCAGACCAAGCAGATTATCGAGGACCAATCGGGTCCTTTCATCTGGGTCCAGTCCAAGGAGAAATTGTGAGCGCcgtccacttttattttgaaaagtccACCTGCCCTTCAACACTTCCCCACATGGGACACTTGGGAAAACCCGGAAGACCTAAAAAGACTCCTCTTTTGTGTGTGGCCATCACAAAAAGCAAATGTTTGCACGTCAGAGCTTTAAGAGcgtgtcacccccccccccccaattcacACCTGTTCTTTTCAAAGCAGTCCTCTGCAGTCACTAGAGGGCGCTGTCCGCTTTTACTGCTCACATTAACCCTTTAATGAGGACAAAAGGAAGGAGgagtggtggaattgaacaattTACTATAACGTTTACTAATGAGCTCTTCAATGACTGTGGCTTTATTGTTGCAGTGACCTACAGGTGGATTCTCAGTGCAGGACAAGGAGATTCTGAACGTGCTAAACTGCCtattttgttattaaaaaaaaaaagtctatattGAAGTCAGCATTATCACTAATCTTTtctttgatcacttcctgtcttttttaaCCTAATAAAATCTGTTGAATCTGCTTCCATGGAGACAACAAACATTTACTGGTAGCTTTTATTGTGTACAGACAGGCGTCACCTTCGATGCCCCAGCACAGTGGAGTGTTTTCAGTAGCTcgtcaacaggaagtggagaaataaattataaatcagAAATAACCCCATAAAAACAGCTCCACTTCAAACCTTAAACGTTAGAAAACATtttgttgcacacacacacacacacacacacacacacacacaaaaccctGCAGTATTTACATACTAAGCACACCCCCTACCCGGCTAATCAGCAGCTGCTGTTCTTGAACTCTCCGTTCTCAGTGATGGACAGCTTGGTGGGGTTGTTGCGGAGGTTGGCCGAACCATAACGCTCCTTCACTTGCGTCAGTGCCGCCATCAAACGTGAGTTTGTTGCATCCAGAGAGCGGATCCGCTTCTCCTGATTGGACATAAAGAGGGAATGCCAGGAACATATCTTTATCTGCTGCAATGTGGTTGGACTTGACAGCAAGTAACTTCAAAGTTCAAACCAAACCATAAAGCCAACAAAAGCAAAGCCGAACATCTGAGGTGGGCGGAGCCAAACACAAAAGCCCAGACCCCCACACCTGCAACCTGTTCAACCAATATGACGCTCGCCACTAGGgcgctctgattggctgaacagGTTGCAGGCATGTTGTctcaggagggggggggtagTGTTTCAATTACTTGCctgcttttgtttattttgatccGTTACTGACCTGCAATCAGTCAAGAGACAAAGCAGCGCTACCTGAGACCGCCATTGTTATGGCAGGTCATGTGATGATGTAATGTACTGTGTGATGTACCTGAGCgtcaatgacttcctgtttagctTCAATCACCGTTTGCATCTCTGAGTGGTCACGTTTCAACTCCTCTTCCACCGCCATGAGCCTGGAAGCACACAATGTTGTGAACTggcggggttggggggggtggatgggatgggatgggatgggatgggatgggatgccGACCTGCAAAGGATGTTCTTCATCTGCGCATCCTTCTCTTCTTGCTGACGCTTGAGTCGTTCCTCACTGTCGTCGAGTCGTGACTTATAGTCAAGGAGCAGCGTCTTCATGGAGAGTTCCTGGGCGACCAGACGGCGCTCGTACTCCTCCAGGCGTCGCCCTGACGCCCGCAGCCGCTCCTTGAGTCGCCAGATCTCCATCTCATACTACCAAGGGAGTTGCATTCAATGACTCGGATCACTTTTGGGAGGTTTGTTCGCTTCTCGTTTACCTTTTCGAAATTCTTGCCCTCCTCACGGCTCCGCCCCCCTCCTTCCTCGTCGCCAAGGTGGTCCTCCTGGTACTGACCGTTACTGAGAACCCAAGCTGCTGTCCTCTCCACAGGAGACATGGCCGCCGACTCCGCCTCCACCGGAGATGCCACCTGTCACATTCCAACAAGTTTCCTAAAGGTTGGACAACTTAACATCAATCAGTCATTACCTGCTGCTGGGTACTGCCCCTTGGAGGCGGAGCCATAGTGTCAGCGCAGCAGACGGACACCGGGTCGGTGATGGGCGTCAGCTCCATGGtggcgctgctgctgctgcaacgTGAGGCACACTGTGTCCTGGACCCGCCCCCTCCCCGGCTCTGCTGCTCTACCTTCACGATGTGGGCGGTGCTCGTCGTCGCCGTGCCCTGCCGAGGTACGGCGATGGCTGTGGCGGCGCCCGGCGGGAGCTCGGGGGGGCTGTGACAGCATGGTGTGGAGCTACGAGCGCTACGCCTGCTGCCCGACTCGTCTAGGCTGCTGTCTGACGCCACATGACCTTTCACCCTTAACCGTTCGCCATCCGAGCTGGCGCTGCTCAAGTTCTCTGAGCTGGACGCGGATTGGGCGGGGTTACTCAGGTGGTAGACGGGGTTCTGAAATGAGAGCGGCTGCAGGCTGCGTTGATGCTTGACTGGGGGCTGCAGCGGACGCCGGGCCTGCGGAGCGCTCTGCGGCTGAGTGTCTCTGATTGGAGCTTTGCTGAGGGGCACCACCAACTCAGACGGGATTGCGGGGGCTACAGAGACCTGAGAGCCTGCCCTGTTGACAAGGGGCGGGGCATCAGGGATCCTCTGAGAGTCCTGCAGGTCCCCCATAGAGACGCTGCGGTTGCCCACAAGTGTCTCATCTCGCTCATCCTTGCCAGAGAAACTGGTAGCGCCCCAAAGATGGTGCTGGGCAGTCGTGGCATTGCACCCTACAACCACGGCCTCCGTCAGATCGCCGCCAGGACACGTCCTGCTGCACATGTCAGCGTGGTTAGCGTCGGTGTTGTGTTGCgtaaaaacaacatggctgaaCTAGTCAGCTGACTTCTTACCAGTCAGACGGATCCTCAAAGATTCGTTGTAGGCCTGACGACAGGCTGCCGCTTATGTTGTGGGCGGAGCTATGGTGGTCCTGGAAAGGGCGCAGCTGCTGCTGGATGGGCGTGGGGACTGACAGGCTGCGGGAAATATCTCCCAGAATTCTCGGCAACGGACCCAGCTTGGCAACGGTGGCCTGCAGGAAGGAATTTTCACGCTGGGGTGTCGTAGTTAGCGTGCGCGTGTGAGAGGACAGCATCAGGATGCAGTGGTGTGGGAGGCAGAGCGGCGAGACCAACATGGTGGCCAGACAGGAAGTgcagggaggaggaggtggaggaggagggaggagacaCAATGAAGGAAACTTAATGGAAGCAAACTGAAAGGTGGTAGATCAGACATGCTTCTCAAACATGCTGAGTCAGGTCACAtgatggggttgggggggtgggggggtggggtcatGCTTTGATGAGgttaaatgaatgaagaaatgatGCTTCGTAATCTACAACCACCTTATCCAGCTGAGAGACCACGTCCCACAGAAGAGCATGAAGGAGGGACAGCTCCCTGCCGAGGTCCACGTAA
Proteins encoded in this region:
- the dlg1b gene encoding discs large homolog 1-like protein isoform X11 translates to MPVRKKDAQRALSLLEEYRAKLNHAEDRQLRVSIQRVIDIFQSNLFQALIDIQEFYEVTLLDSQRWAESSKPVDVVVPPVNLWDFSSLQSTTVTSDTLPSLSTSIEDSALLNEILHTLAKRSPKHDTRKYRHHDEESSPQEDQSSPQLTEEAGGPELVQVAEKNLSQIENVHGYVTHAHISPMKANPPPVMVNADSLDTPPYVNGTEADYEYEEITLERGNSGLGFSIAGGIDNPHIGEDPSIFITKVIPGGAAAQDGRLRVNDVILRVNEVDVRDVTHSRAVEALKEAGSLVRLYVRRRKPVSEKVMEIKLVKGPKGLGFSIAGGVGNQHIPGDNSIYVTKIIESGAAHKDGRLQIGDKLLAVNSSCLEEVSHEHAVTALKNTPDVVYLKVAKPNSVFINDTFGPPDLTNSFSQHLENHITPPNFLTQPLPLPASSGRYSPTPKSMLGDDDVSREPRKVVLHRGATGLGFNIVGGEDGEGIFISFILAGGPADLCGELRKGDRLVSVNGVDLRSATHEQAAAALKNAGQTVVIMAHYRPEEYSRFEAKIHDLREQMMNSSISSGSGSLRTSQKRSLYVRALFDYDKTRDSGLPSQGLDFKFGDILHVVNASDDEWWQARQMTAHGEAEDVGVIPSKRRVEKKERARLKTVKFNPKSRERGDLTDELLAKGHKHVTSNASDSESSYRGQEECVLSYEAVTQQEVSYARPVIVLGPMKDRVNDDLISEFPDKFGSCVPRESKQHSALICASASERRLCLWPSDTTRPKRDYEVDGRDYHFVVSREQMEKDIQEHKFIEAGQYNNHLYGTSVQSVREVAQKGKHCILDVSGNAIKRLQLAALHPIAVFIKPKSVENIMEMNKRLTDDQSRKTFERAAKLEHEFTEHFTAIVQGDTLEEIYEQTKQIIEDQSGPFIWVQSKEKL
- the dlg1b gene encoding discs large homolog 1-like protein isoform X13, whose translation is MPVRKKDAQRALSLLEEYRAKLNHAEDRQLRVSIQRVIDIFQSNLFQALIDIQEFYEVTLLDSQRWAESSKPVDVVVPPVNLWDFSSLQSTTVTSDTLPSLSTSIEKYRHHDEESSPQEDQSSPQLTEEAGGPELVQVAEKNLSQIENVHGYVTHAHISPMKANPPPVMVNADSLDTPPYVNGTEADYEYEEITLERGNSGLGFSIAGGIDNPHIGEDPSIFITKVIPGGAAAQDGRLRVNDVILRVNEVDVRDVTHSRAVEALKEAGSLVRLYVRRRKPVSEKVMEIKLVKGPKGLGFSIAGGVGNQHIPGDNSIYVTKIIESGAAHKDGRLQIGDKLLAVNSSCLEEVSHEHAVTALKNTPDVVYLKVAKPNSVFINDTFGPPDLTNSFSQHLENHITPPNFLTQPLPLPASSGRYSPTPKSMLGDDDVSREPRKVVLHRGATGLGFNIVGGEDGEGIFISFILAGGPADLCGELRKGDRLVSVNGVDLRSATHEQAAAALKNAGQTVVIMAHYRPEEYSRFEAKIHDLREQMMNSSISSGSGSLRTSQKRSLYVRALFDYDKTRDSGLPSQGLDFKFGDILHVVNASDDEWWQARQMTAHGEAEDVGVIPSKRRVEKKERARLKTVKFNPKSRERGSLSDKRKKSVFPRTFLFYKSREASEQESSDVEQHVTSNASDSESSYRGQEECVLSYEAVTQQEVSYARPVIVLGPMKDRVNDDLISEFPDKFGSCVPHTTRPKRDYEVDGRDYHFVVSREQMEKDIQEHKFIEAGQYNNHLYGTSVQSVREVAQKGKHCILDVSGNAIKRLQLAALHPIAVFIKPKSVENIMEMNKRLTDDQSRKTFERAAKLEHEFTEHFTAIVQGDTLEEIYEQTKQIIEDQSGPFIWVQSKEKL